TCAATCATCGCGATCGGGGGAGGATCGACCACCGGACTCGCAAAAATCCTTTCGATGAACCTTGACGTCCCAAGTCTGGTTATACCAACGACCTATGCCGGTAGTGAAATGACTACCATTTGGGGTGTCACGGAAGGCGGAATGAAGAGGACCGGCCGCGACCCCAAGGTGCTACCGAAGACCGTGATTTATGATCCATTGCTCACGGTCGATTTGCCGCTTGCTATCTCGGTGACGAGCGCCTTGAATGCGATCGCTCACGCCGCAGAAGGTCTGTACTCGGCCGACCTCAATCCCGTTCTCGAGACCATGTGTAAGCAGGGCATATGCGCCTTGTTCGATGCAATCCCGCGCCTGGTGGCAAAGCCGACTGACGCCGAAGCGCGTACGGATGCCCTTTTTGGGGCATGGATGTGTGGCACTGCACTGTGCCACTTGGGCATGGGGCTACATCACAAACTCTGCCACACGCTTGGGGGAACCCTTAATCTTCCCCACGCGGAGACACATGCAATCGTACTACCACACGCACTGGCATACAATCTGCCGTACGCCGCGCCAGCTGAGCGACTGCTTCAGGAAGTCGCCGGCAGTAGTGACGTCCCGAGCGCGCTATATGATCTCGCCAGAAATGCTGGAGCACCACTCAGTCTCGCCGAAATCGGTATGCGGCCTGAAGATATTCCGAGGGTACGCGACCTCGCGCTAAGGGACCAATATCCGAATCCGCGTCCGCTGGAATCGGACGCATTGGAAACATTGTTAGTCAATGCGTTTCGTGGGCGAAGACCGGATTTCAAATAATGTGACCTGCACTCCGCGTTTAGTACGGTAGCGGTGAAGAGCCCGTTCCAAAGTCGACATCGGGTCTTCAAGCTAAAGCGAAGCACATGAATTTGCATCCACTGTTCCTTGTGGAGCATCGCCAGCCTTCGCGCGAAAAAGGCCGACTGTACTGGAGGTGGCTCGGATTTTCTTTGCGCGAAGTGGCTCATTTTTACTTTGCGCGCAACAAAGGCTCTTCAGCCTTACTATTCATCGCGCGTTAAAGACGGTGAAGTTTAAAAAATCGACTTGGCCGAACGCGAGATGAACAATCCCTGTTTCTTCTCACAAAGAGAGAGACATAACAATTGACGGAGGAAGACATGGCATTGACGATCGAAACCGACGTGCTGGTCGTTGGCACCGGGCCGGCGGGCGCTTCGGCGGGGGCACTGCTTGCGCGATACGGTGTCAGGACGATGCTCATTAACAAGTACAACTGGACGGCTCCGACGCCGCGTGCCCACATCACCAACCAACGCACAATGGAGATCCTGCGTGATCTCGGTCTCGAAGCTGAAGCCCGCCTCTACGCCGCGCCGAATGACCTAATGGGCGAGAACACCATCTGCGCCTCGTTGGCCGGCGAGGAGTTCGGTCGGATTCGCACCTGGGGGACGGATGTTCGCCGGCGCGCCGATTACGACGAATGTTCGCCGACCTCCATGTGCGACCTGCCACAGAACTATCTCGAGCCGATTCTCGTCAAGTCGGCCGCACTCGACGGCTGCAAGGTGCGCTTCGACACAGAGTATCTTGGACACGAACAGGATGCTGA
The window above is part of the Cupriavidus oxalaticus genome. Proteins encoded here:
- a CDS encoding maleylacetate reductase is translated as MKKFTLDYLSPRVVFGAGTASALPDEIGRLGARRPLVLSSPEQRELAKDIVRPIGDRVAGYFDGATMHVPVDVIQKAERAFNDTDADSIIAIGGGSTTGLAKILSMNLDVPSLVIPTTYAGSEMTTIWGVTEGGMKRTGRDPKVLPKTVIYDPLLTVDLPLAISVTSALNAIAHAAEGLYSADLNPVLETMCKQGICALFDAIPRLVAKPTDAEARTDALFGAWMCGTALCHLGMGLHHKLCHTLGGTLNLPHAETHAIVLPHALAYNLPYAAPAERLLQEVAGSSDVPSALYDLARNAGAPLSLAEIGMRPEDIPRVRDLALRDQYPNPRPLESDALETLLVNAFRGRRPDFK